One genomic segment of Sminthopsis crassicaudata isolate SCR6 chromosome 4, ASM4859323v1, whole genome shotgun sequence includes these proteins:
- the IL17F gene encoding interleukin-17F → MAFQKGMRMFELLLLVVLGLIHLGNVGAWKITKRGTNSQKDDNCPSLESNSIMVDIRIVNHHQGIRFAHTFQNRSISPWDYNITKDPNRFPSEIAEARCRYSGCVNAEGQEENGKNSVPIQQEFLVLRREPAQSCTPSFRLEKILVTVGCTCVNPITRSIA, encoded by the exons ATGGCTTTCCAGAAGGGTATGAGGATG tttGAATTACTGCTGCTGGTAGTCTTGGGGCTTATTCATCTTGGGAATGTGGGAgcttggaaaattacaaaaagaggAACAAATTCCCAAAAGGATGATAACTGTCCCTCATTGGAAAGCAACAGCATCATGGTTGACATCCGCATTGTCAACCATCACCAAGGCATCCGCTTTGCACACACCTTCCAGAACCGCTCCATCTCTCCTTGGGATTACAA CATCACCAAAGACCCCAACAGATTTCCCTCAGAGATTGCAGAGGCCAGGTGCAGATATTCAGGATGTGTGAATGCTGAGGGacaagaagaaaatgggaaaaattcaGTTCCCATCCAGCAGGAGTTCTTGGTTCTGCGCAgagagccagcacagagttgcaCCCCTTCCTTCCGCCTAGAGAAGATACTAGTGACTGTGGGCTGTACTTGTGTTAACCCAATCACCCGCTCGATTGCTTGA